A genomic region of Candidatus Peregrinibacteria bacterium contains the following coding sequences:
- the serS gene encoding serine--tRNA ligase, with product MLDIKAIRENPKEYQRKLARKGVSAHAVAAVLELDEKYRSLLKKVEQAKSEQNKVSKEMPKLSGAEKEKVLANMKKLSEEKKEAEMEQEKVGEDLKHALEALPNPPEDSAPDGKSEEENQVLRKEGSPRKFDFTPLEHSELGEKLRILDLDRGAKVAGSRFFFLRNELAILQMALMNWAFLRIAELGFSPMIPPFVTRKEAIYGTGYLSKDENYVVNPGEDDLYLIATSEVPLTSFHADEILEEDMLPIKFAGYSPCFRREAGSYGKDMKGILRVHQFEKIEMVILCKPEDSAKMHELIREVEEALMKELKIPYQVVNICTGDLGNSAAKKYDLEAWLPGQNKYREVTSTSICTDFQSRRLNIRYRKKDGTTDYVHTLNGTAVSSRPLIAILENFQKKNGSVDIPECLWKFTGFKRIEPK from the coding sequence ATGCTCGACATCAAAGCCATTCGTGAAAATCCAAAAGAATACCAAAGAAAGCTCGCTCGAAAAGGCGTTTCTGCTCATGCTGTCGCCGCAGTTTTGGAACTTGATGAAAAATATAGATCGCTTCTTAAAAAAGTAGAACAGGCAAAAAGTGAACAGAATAAAGTTTCGAAAGAAATGCCAAAGCTTTCCGGAGCAGAAAAGGAAAAAGTCTTGGCAAATATGAAAAAACTTTCTGAGGAAAAAAAAGAAGCGGAGATGGAACAAGAAAAAGTGGGAGAAGACCTCAAACATGCGCTTGAGGCGCTTCCAAATCCTCCGGAAGACAGTGCGCCAGATGGAAAGAGTGAAGAAGAGAATCAAGTTCTCAGAAAAGAAGGATCTCCACGAAAGTTTGATTTTACGCCACTTGAACACTCAGAACTCGGAGAAAAACTCAGAATTCTTGATTTAGATCGCGGAGCAAAAGTCGCTGGATCACGATTTTTCTTTTTGCGAAATGAGCTCGCCATTCTCCAAATGGCGCTCATGAACTGGGCTTTCTTGAGAATTGCAGAACTCGGATTTTCTCCAATGATTCCGCCATTTGTGACCCGAAAAGAAGCCATTTATGGAACCGGGTATCTTTCAAAAGATGAGAATTATGTCGTGAATCCCGGCGAAGATGATCTCTATCTCATCGCGACATCAGAAGTTCCGCTCACAAGTTTTCATGCCGATGAAATTTTGGAAGAAGACATGCTTCCCATAAAATTTGCCGGATATTCTCCGTGTTTTCGCAGAGAAGCGGGATCTTATGGGAAAGATATGAAGGGAATACTCAGAGTCCATCAGTTTGAAAAAATCGAAATGGTGATTCTCTGCAAACCAGAAGACAGTGCTAAGATGCACGAACTCATTCGGGAAGTCGAAGAAGCACTCATGAAAGAACTCAAAATCCCCTACCAAGTGGTCAATATTTGTACGGGAGATCTCGGAAATTCTGCGGCAAAAAAATACGATTTGGAAGCGTGGCTCCCGGGACAAAACAAATATCGAGAAGTCACTTCAACCTCTATTTGCACTGATTTTCAGAGCAGAAGACTGAATATACGCTATCGCAAAAAAGACGGAACTACCGATTACGTTCACACACTGAACGGAACTGCGGTTTCTTCACGCCCGCTCATTGCAATTCTGGAAAATTTCCAGAAGAAAAACGGATCGGTCGATATTCCGGAATGTCTTTGGAAGTTTACCGGGTTCAAGCGAATTGAACCAAAGTAA
- a CDS encoding thrombospondin type 3 repeat-containing protein, whose protein sequence is MKSTHHHFFSRKFLGIFGSVMLLFAGMQMMFSVSRAEAVQIIPQCNGKDATLYVNAGVIVHPGKPDNGDAYAGTLTGDNSDDVIVGTDGNDVINAGNGKNTVCAQGGNDTITSGQKDDWVDAGDGNDRVDTGNGNNTVNGGDGNDIITAKEHGDSVNGGAGFDFCKVDNGNNDVTGCEADDDKGIIIVKDAQPDDAQDFHFTGELGNFDLDDDADGALLNYKAFSPHSGTLTVQESDIPSGWALDHISCNDPDHGTSQNGNSVDIDLNNNEAIVCTFTNTQVGKLTITKAIGDGANADGKEFKFIGNPDANPNIGEFSLYVDSDPETPYFKMFSSIPVGSYKMKELVPSEWMLSGVSCDGTSKTPDEDSYYTFDVMKGADMNCTFTNKKDTDGDGIPDDEDDTPNGVGDITIQKVTDEETSNIFTFFGGSLDNDTFSLHANGQKVFPDMPAGSYSVQEFDTPRWLLSSVVCNDEQQSPDENNMIIVDLENHEQIVCTFYNKKDTDDDGTPDDEDDTPFGEGNITIVKSATPEDGRNFDFQSDSLASFTLNDDGDGPLVDTKLFSKGVGIHFVTEESLDGWILTDIVCVTDDQSDTTERHIAERYVSIDLDKDENISCTFTNKKDTDNDGVPDIDPAHPELGGDNCPNDKNSGQEDADGDGKGDVCDSTPNGIGKITIQKTVSPNEEGTFGFTADSNTEGNPDLEDFNLVVNANNQYLGEKIFDLAPVGSYTITEAATQGWMLFGISCDGTTQDVGPLTIDLKMDDEITCTFVNKKDTDNDGIPDDVDPTPNGVGTITIQKDITEMTTDQFRFSVVDHDSMPYGDPFTLDVNAGTSEIPEKETLLSVPVGSYTVTESETVGWKIFGVSCDNEQKNLTGNSSFTVDLVANLQDITCIVTNEPIDTDQDEIPDIRDNCPLDPNTNQQNTDANFENGDSLGDACDPDDDGDGIFDLPNGEEQPNPDNCQYVPNQDQTDTDGDGIGDACENDTDGDGILNETDNCPLVANPGQENGYGTSAGDACEDTDVDTILDARDNCPLDPNTNQQNTDANFENGDSLGDACDLDDDGDGFPDVANDQKPADNCQFVPNQDQTDTDGDGAGNACDLTPNGATKITIQKAVSQATTDQFTFSIVHDSVPYVDPFALDVNTDTETIPEVKTFESVPAGSYTITESATQGWTVDHTTCIKNNDAEHPINGTNPMTISLVLEDDITCTFTNAPVVVPPEVGTITIKKELTKGATNSDFKFSGDLGTFSLDLNVNDQANEDQKTFESKAVGSYTVKEENQTPGWKFSNISCIDDHDETPDVVVNNETRSVAMTLSDGHHMTCTFKNEPVEVPPENGPPPGGSPQVPPPSSGGGMVICPIPSLEPVYFDIYPVKGAELKNLSEISYSVTTGSPSTFSISVNGALQNITTTKLPNGGYHISADVSSLALNGNVQIVLTAGGTVLTGSGTSLQTKEICPKDAFYTVLISPTLQEEKNTQPGGEELFNTTEPGRLFSEEELKKTLTRGYAASVILDLLGKSAADVVPKRCYPDVSLNHPFVREICLAKELGLMQGYGNGLFRPDQQMTKAEAIKTIYKAIGRRYSPESPHKCADLVPGAWYILPMRESVKDGVLEVDSDNMCKPGEKITLAIFENMIKVFSQYF, encoded by the coding sequence ATGAAATCTACACATCACCATTTTTTTTCTCGTAAATTCCTGGGCATCTTCGGAAGCGTGATGCTTCTTTTCGCTGGCATGCAGATGATGTTTTCGGTGTCGAGAGCTGAAGCCGTTCAAATAATCCCTCAGTGTAATGGGAAAGATGCTACCTTATATGTAAATGCGGGAGTAATTGTACACCCCGGAAAACCTGACAATGGAGATGCTTATGCAGGAACTTTGACGGGGGACAATAGTGATGATGTCATCGTGGGGACAGACGGCAATGATGTCATTAATGCAGGGAATGGGAAAAATACGGTTTGTGCTCAGGGAGGAAATGACACTATAACTTCGGGGCAAAAAGATGATTGGGTCGATGCTGGAGATGGAAATGATCGAGTAGATACTGGAAATGGAAATAACACTGTAAACGGTGGCGATGGAAACGATATTATTACCGCTAAGGAGCATGGTGACTCTGTAAATGGAGGTGCGGGATTTGATTTTTGTAAGGTAGATAATGGAAATAATGATGTCACTGGGTGTGAAGCCGATGATGATAAGGGAATTATCATCGTAAAAGATGCACAACCTGATGACGCACAGGATTTTCATTTTACTGGTGAGCTCGGAAATTTTGATCTTGATGATGATGCAGATGGGGCATTATTAAATTACAAAGCTTTTTCTCCTCACTCCGGAACTTTGACTGTTCAAGAAAGCGATATTCCAAGCGGATGGGCACTAGATCATATTTCCTGTAATGATCCTGATCATGGAACTTCTCAAAATGGAAACTCAGTGGATATTGATTTGAATAATAACGAAGCAATTGTTTGTACTTTTACAAATACTCAGGTCGGGAAGCTTACCATCACAAAAGCAATAGGAGATGGAGCAAATGCCGATGGGAAAGAGTTTAAATTCATCGGAAATCCTGATGCAAATCCGAATATTGGAGAATTTTCACTCTATGTTGATAGTGATCCTGAGACCCCATATTTTAAAATGTTTAGCTCAATACCTGTTGGATCATACAAAATGAAAGAACTGGTTCCTTCAGAATGGATGCTTTCGGGAGTTTCTTGTGATGGGACATCAAAAACGCCAGATGAGGATTCATACTATACTTTTGATGTGATGAAAGGTGCCGATATGAACTGTACATTTACCAATAAAAAGGATACAGACGGCGACGGAATTCCTGACGATGAAGATGACACTCCCAACGGAGTCGGAGACATTACTATTCAAAAAGTTACTGATGAAGAAACTTCAAATATCTTCACTTTTTTTGGAGGTAGTCTTGATAACGATACTTTTTCACTACATGCTAATGGTCAAAAAGTATTCCCAGACATGCCCGCTGGATCGTATTCCGTGCAAGAATTTGATACTCCGAGATGGCTTCTTTCAAGTGTTGTATGTAATGACGAACAGCAATCCCCAGATGAAAACAACATGATCATTGTAGATCTCGAGAATCATGAACAAATTGTCTGCACCTTTTATAATAAGAAGGATACAGATGACGACGGCACACCAGATGATGAAGATGATACTCCGTTTGGAGAAGGAAATATCACCATTGTAAAATCTGCAACTCCAGAAGATGGACGAAATTTTGACTTTCAGAGTGATTCGTTAGCCAGTTTTACTCTTAACGATGACGGTGATGGTCCACTCGTAGACACAAAATTGTTTTCAAAAGGTGTGGGAATACATTTTGTTACAGAGGAATCACTCGATGGATGGATTTTGACCGACATCGTATGTGTTACTGACGATCAGTCTGACACAACTGAAAGACATATTGCTGAGAGATATGTTTCGATTGATCTCGATAAAGATGAAAATATTAGCTGTACATTCACGAACAAGAAGGATACAGATAATGACGGTGTGCCAGATATTGATCCAGCGCATCCAGAACTTGGCGGAGATAATTGTCCAAATGATAAGAATTCAGGACAAGAAGATGCCGATGGTGATGGAAAAGGCGATGTTTGTGATTCAACCCCGAATGGCATTGGGAAAATTACGATTCAAAAAACTGTGAGCCCAAATGAAGAAGGTACATTTGGATTTACAGCAGACAGCAATACTGAAGGTAACCCTGATCTCGAAGACTTTAATTTAGTTGTTAATGCTAACAACCAATACTTGGGTGAAAAAATATTCGATTTAGCACCTGTTGGCTCGTATACGATAACAGAAGCTGCTACTCAGGGATGGATGCTTTTTGGTATTTCTTGTGATGGAACAACACAAGATGTCGGACCTCTAACTATTGATCTTAAAATGGATGATGAAATTACCTGCACATTTGTAAATAAGAAAGATACAGATAATGATGGAATCCCTGATGATGTAGATCCAACTCCAAATGGAGTTGGCACAATTACGATTCAAAAAGACATAACAGAAATGACGACTGATCAGTTTAGGTTTTCAGTAGTAGATCATGATTCTATGCCTTATGGTGATCCATTTACGCTAGATGTTAACGCTGGTACTTCTGAGATTCCAGAGAAAGAAACATTACTATCTGTACCCGTTGGGTCATATACAGTGACCGAATCTGAAACCGTAGGGTGGAAAATTTTCGGCGTTTCTTGTGATAATGAACAAAAAAATCTCACTGGGAATTCTTCATTCACTGTTGATCTGGTTGCGAATCTTCAGGATATTACGTGTATAGTTACAAATGAACCTATAGATACTGATCAAGACGAAATACCGGATATCCGTGATAATTGTCCATTAGATCCAAATACAAATCAGCAAAATACGGATGCTAATTTTGAAAATGGTGATTCTCTTGGAGATGCATGCGATCCAGATGATGATGGAGATGGGATTTTTGATCTTCCAAATGGAGAAGAGCAGCCAAATCCAGATAACTGCCAATATGTTCCAAATCAAGATCAAACCGATACCGATGGCGATGGAATTGGGGATGCATGTGAGAATGATACTGATGGTGATGGAATACTGAATGAGACTGATAACTGTCCACTTGTTGCAAATCCCGGTCAGGAAAATGGCTATGGAACCTCTGCGGGAGATGCTTGTGAAGACACCGATGTAGATACTATTCTTGACGCAAGAGATAATTGTCCCTTAGATCCAAATACAAATCAACAAAATACCGATGCTAATTTTGAGAATGGTGATTCTCTTGGAGATGCATGTGATCTGGATGACGATGGAGATGGTTTTCCTGACGTAGCAAATGATCAAAAACCAGCTGATAACTGTCAATTTGTTCCAAATCAAGATCAAACCGATACCGATGGCGATGGGGCAGGAAACGCGTGTGATTTAACTCCGAATGGAGCAACAAAAATTACAATCCAAAAAGCGGTATCTCAGGCAACGACCGACCAGTTTACATTTTCAATAGTTCACGATTCTGTACCTTATGTTGATCCGTTCGCCTTAGATGTTAATACTGACACGGAAACTATTCCGGAGGTAAAAACATTTGAATCAGTTCCTGCTGGGTCATATACAATAACAGAAAGTGCCACTCAGGGATGGACGGTTGATCATACTACTTGCATAAAGAATAATGACGCTGAACATCCAATAAACGGAACGAATCCAATGACCATTAGTCTTGTTTTGGAAGACGATATTACTTGTACATTTACCAATGCTCCGGTAGTGGTTCCTCCTGAAGTTGGAACAATTACTATCAAAAAAGAATTAACAAAAGGAGCTACGAATAGTGACTTTAAATTTTCAGGAGATCTCGGCACTTTTTCTTTGGACCTCAATGTAAACGATCAGGCGAATGAAGATCAAAAAACGTTTGAATCAAAAGCCGTTGGATCATATACAGTGAAAGAAGAAAATCAAACTCCTGGATGGAAATTCTCGAACATTTCTTGTATTGATGATCATGATGAAACTCCAGACGTAGTTGTGAACAATGAAACTCGTTCGGTTGCGATGACTCTTTCTGATGGGCATCACATGACTTGTACATTTAAAAATGAGCCTGTAGAAGTTCCACCTGAGAATGGTCCACCACCAGGAGGTTCACCACAAGTTCCACCACCAAGCAGTGGAGGAGGAATGGTTATTTGCCCAATTCCATCACTCGAACCGGTATATTTTGACATTTATCCGGTAAAAGGAGCTGAGCTCAAAAATCTTTCAGAAATTTCCTATAGCGTAACCACAGGAAGTCCTTCTACATTTTCCATTTCCGTAAACGGTGCCCTCCAAAATATCACTACTACAAAACTCCCAAATGGTGGATATCACATCAGTGCTGATGTTTCTTCACTTGCTCTCAACGGAAATGTTCAAATAGTTCTTACTGCTGGTGGAACAGTATTAACTGGAAGTGGTACGAGTTTGCAGACAAAAGAAATTTGTCCAAAGGATGCGTTTTACACGGTTCTTATTTCTCCGACATTACAGGAAGAAAAAAATACTCAGCCGGGAGGAGAAGAATTATTCAATACAACTGAACCGGGAAGACTCTTTTCTGAAGAGGAACTCAAGAAAACGCTCACGAGAGGATATGCTGCGTCAGTAATTCTCGATCTTCTTGGAAAAAGCGCTGCGGATGTCGTTCCAAAAAGATGTTATCCAGATGTATCATTAAACCATCCATTTGTTCGTGAAATTTGTCTTGCAAAAGAGTTAGGGCTTATGCAGGGATATGGGAATGGATTATTCCGTCCAGATCAACAAATGACAAAAGCAGAGGCAATAAAGACCATATACAAGGCTATCGGAAGGAGATATTCTCCAGAAAGTCCACACAAATGTGCGGATTTGGTACCAGGAGCCTGGTATATCCTTCCTATGAGAGAAAGTGTTAAGGATGGTGTCCTAGAAGTGGATTCTGATAATATGTGCAAACCTGGTGAAAAGATTACCCTTGCCATATTTGAAAACATGATCAAGGTATTCTCTCAGTATTTTTAA
- a CDS encoding S8 family serine peptidase translates to MKTHTHILKYLLYSGSALLLGFFFLSFFSSSFIWEETARQIFTENEKRDLAKLNEEFGISRAISLSRNELVGRTETLTMTANVLQDERLLLEKPRSEFLVETASGEVLLLESQRELDMKKVVDAYQELSSVSHVETNFRGKIFQEEGSTENIASFLFSSKKSDEISLRNIVVAVLDSGIDEYHVALKGALWNNPQEYKGLKGRDDDGNGYEDDLHGWNFFKNNGDLRDSLGHGTHVSGIIAAQKTGYTSMKGVYPEGAKIMMLKITDPFGSMRLSDVIAAVEYAKEEKADIINMSFGFSERSEIFDDILRRVKEEGILLVAAAGNSGSQNEEYPAGYEETFGVGAADFAGGKTDSSNYGSWVDVYVPGKLLSTLPNNEYGTKSGTSQSSALVSGIAASILGKNLHDISPDNLQKSVIDFGEQFDLPPELRPLKKFAYTQNWIRESADLLQQGKSLSEQDEVALGLQTNITRQDMDSFLVEFFQGRNETLLMLSQNSESTKTPMEISPNIFVNTLTGNLLSEDTELNGADQKLLTYHQAQFLLQKMRSKLPESEQKPLPFISNRKGNISRKEFLELFEKMFL, encoded by the coding sequence ATGAAAACACATACACACATTCTCAAATATCTTCTCTATTCCGGCTCAGCGCTTCTGTTGGGATTTTTTTTCCTCTCCTTTTTTTCCTCGTCTTTTATTTGGGAAGAAACTGCACGTCAAATTTTCACTGAAAATGAAAAGCGCGATCTTGCCAAGCTCAATGAAGAATTTGGAATTTCTCGTGCCATTTCTCTTTCACGAAATGAACTCGTAGGAAGAACGGAAACTCTCACGATGACAGCGAATGTACTTCAGGACGAACGACTTCTTCTCGAAAAACCCCGTTCGGAATTTTTAGTGGAAACCGCTTCAGGAGAAGTTCTTCTCCTCGAGTCTCAAAGAGAACTCGATATGAAAAAAGTTGTTGATGCATATCAAGAACTTTCGAGTGTCTCTCATGTTGAAACGAATTTCCGCGGCAAAATTTTTCAAGAAGAAGGAAGTACCGAAAATATTGCATCCTTTTTGTTTTCTAGTAAAAAATCTGATGAAATTTCTCTTCGGAACATCGTCGTAGCAGTTCTCGATAGTGGGATAGACGAGTATCACGTCGCACTGAAAGGTGCTTTGTGGAACAATCCCCAAGAATACAAAGGACTTAAGGGAAGAGATGATGATGGCAATGGCTATGAGGATGATCTCCATGGATGGAATTTTTTCAAAAATAATGGAGATTTGAGAGATTCTCTTGGGCACGGAACTCATGTATCTGGCATCATTGCTGCACAAAAAACGGGATATACTTCTATGAAAGGAGTGTATCCAGAAGGAGCAAAAATTATGATGCTCAAAATAACAGATCCTTTTGGAAGCATGCGTCTTTCAGATGTTATTGCCGCCGTAGAATATGCGAAAGAAGAAAAAGCCGATATTATCAACATGAGTTTCGGATTTTCTGAGAGATCGGAAATCTTCGACGATATTCTGAGGAGGGTAAAAGAAGAGGGAATTCTCCTCGTTGCGGCTGCGGGAAATAGCGGAAGCCAAAATGAAGAATATCCAGCGGGATATGAGGAAACTTTTGGAGTTGGTGCTGCGGACTTTGCTGGTGGGAAAACAGATTCATCAAATTATGGAAGCTGGGTGGATGTCTATGTTCCGGGAAAACTCTTGAGTACTCTTCCGAATAATGAATACGGAACAAAAAGCGGAACATCCCAGTCATCTGCGCTTGTTTCCGGAATCGCCGCGTCCATTCTGGGGAAGAATTTACATGATATTTCTCCGGACAATCTCCAAAAATCGGTAATTGATTTTGGAGAACAATTCGATCTTCCCCCTGAACTTCGTCCGCTCAAAAAGTTTGCATATACGCAGAATTGGATTCGTGAATCTGCTGATCTTCTCCAACAGGGAAAATCACTTTCTGAGCAAGATGAAGTTGCTCTCGGTCTCCAAACGAATATTACGAGGCAAGATATGGATTCATTTCTGGTGGAATTTTTTCAGGGAAGAAATGAAACACTTTTGATGCTTTCTCAAAACTCAGAGAGTACCAAAACTCCGATGGAAATTTCTCCAAATATTTTTGTGAATACCCTAACGGGGAATCTTTTATCTGAAGATACTGAGTTAAACGGAGCAGATCAAAAACTTCTCACCTATCATCAGGCACAATTTCTTCTGCAAAAAATGAGAAGCAAACTTCCAGAATCAGAGCAAAAACCTCTTCCATTCATTTCGAATCGAAAAGGAAATATTTCACGAAAAGAATTTTTGGAACTTTTTGAGAAAATGTTTCTGTGA
- a CDS encoding flippase: MSLTRKILSNTFWQIMGRVINAIFAFISIGFLIHYWAHGNVAVGQAKYGTYVTIFEYIAIFASLADLGIFTIAVREMAKKTDEVQEIFSSALTLRIVSLLFALAVASVIAYLIPAYQGTEIPYGVFIAGIGTGIFILSGTISTIFLIHLKMKYQSFALVIGKIVTFALTLAIIFFFVPEPTEESFYQIIWTGVLGSAVTLIVTILYARKYVSLRPNKNIKLIRELFDMAIPFGIAIFLNTIYFRLDITMMGIILPHSDDAGICSAQFCGDIQTGIYAVAVRIVEVIVLVPIYFMNSVLPSLSHSAHEKNEKQLQGRLSLCFFFLLLISVPASVGLYVLAKPIVELVTPENFGSENALQILSPLLLFIFFTTFFNFVLIALGEQKKILWINFGALLFNFLLNIYAIPKYGYIGASVTSLISEVFILVWGTYFVFRHASFRVHFRQILGTIFASFVMGFFAYFSWKYWGSSVGKTSLGIIIPLSVAVYTAMLIASRAIDKTLLRLFKKQEEEEEED; the protein is encoded by the coding sequence ATGAGTCTTACTCGCAAAATCCTCAGCAATACTTTTTGGCAAATTATGGGTCGCGTTATTAACGCAATTTTTGCTTTTATTAGTATCGGCTTTTTAATACATTATTGGGCTCATGGAAATGTAGCAGTTGGACAAGCAAAATATGGAACGTATGTCACTATTTTTGAGTACATCGCGATATTCGCATCCCTCGCGGATCTCGGAATTTTTACAATTGCGGTGAGAGAAATGGCAAAAAAAACAGATGAGGTGCAGGAAATTTTTTCTTCCGCGCTTACGCTTCGAATTGTCTCTCTTCTTTTCGCTCTTGCGGTCGCTTCTGTCATTGCCTATTTGATTCCGGCATATCAGGGCACGGAAATTCCGTATGGCGTTTTTATTGCTGGAATCGGCACGGGAATATTTATTCTGAGTGGAACGATTTCGACTATTTTCCTCATTCACCTCAAGATGAAGTACCAATCGTTTGCTCTCGTCATCGGAAAAATAGTAACATTTGCTCTTACTCTCGCGATTATTTTCTTCTTTGTTCCAGAACCAACAGAAGAAAGTTTTTATCAAATTATTTGGACGGGGGTTCTCGGAAGCGCTGTAACGCTTATTGTAACGATATTATACGCGAGAAAATACGTGTCGTTAAGGCCGAACAAAAACATAAAGCTCATCAGAGAACTCTTTGATATGGCGATCCCATTTGGGATTGCGATATTTCTGAATACAATTTATTTCCGTCTCGACATTACGATGATGGGAATTATTCTTCCCCATTCAGATGATGCGGGGATATGTTCAGCACAATTTTGCGGAGATATCCAAACCGGAATTTATGCCGTTGCGGTGCGAATTGTTGAAGTGATTGTTCTCGTTCCAATATATTTCATGAATTCAGTACTTCCTTCACTTTCGCATTCAGCTCATGAAAAAAATGAAAAACAACTTCAGGGCAGATTATCCCTTTGTTTTTTCTTCCTCTTACTCATCTCTGTCCCTGCGAGCGTTGGACTTTATGTTTTGGCAAAGCCAATTGTAGAGCTTGTGACACCAGAAAACTTTGGAAGTGAAAACGCTCTTCAAATTCTGAGTCCTTTGCTGCTCTTTATATTTTTTACCACATTTTTCAATTTTGTTCTCATCGCACTTGGAGAACAAAAAAAGATTTTGTGGATTAATTTTGGAGCGCTGCTTTTTAATTTTCTGCTGAATATTTACGCCATTCCGAAATATGGATATATCGGCGCGTCGGTAACATCGCTGATCTCTGAAGTATTTATTCTCGTATGGGGAACGTATTTTGTCTTTCGACATGCTTCATTTCGTGTACATTTTCGGCAGATTCTTGGAACGATTTTCGCTTCGTTTGTTATGGGTTTTTTCGCGTATTTCTCTTGGAAATACTGGGGATCATCTGTCGGAAAAACATCGCTGGGAATTATTATTCCACTTTCAGTTGCTGTTTATACCGCGATGCTCATCGCTTCTCGAGCCATCGACAAAACACTCCTTCGGCTTTTTAAAAAACAAGAAGAAGAAGAAGAAGAAGACTAA
- a CDS encoding 4Fe-4S dicluster domain-containing protein has protein sequence MGQFFTLPPRQLSIFLEKVLAKGHRVIAPQKKGLVRFEELHNAKNLYLKENSYFPLKEYFFGKHETIFEYNNAKIRIPKIKTQQKIFFGIRRCDLNAIAHQDLVFLSGKHPDPYYTARRKGSVFIGYHCNTPPSKYCFCGSLDLEDFYDIMIWRKKEYFLLHVQTKAGEKFLKPFLSLFKKKKYSLTQKDQKIPGTNLLKKKNIRKLYGSRDWEKGAAMCLSCSACTTLCPTCYCHELSDIPDLKKSGTGKRVRCWSSCQLKSFTRVAGNHIFREKRVQRFKHRIYHQLEYFKEKNGKNLCVGCGRCISGCPTRIDFISLINSMEPSKKKISQKMQKKIHKRFPVSAYTKENF, from the coding sequence ATGGGTCAGTTTTTTACTCTTCCCCCCAGACAGCTTTCGATTTTTCTCGAAAAAGTTCTTGCGAAAGGGCACAGGGTTATTGCCCCTCAAAAAAAAGGTCTCGTTCGATTTGAAGAATTGCATAATGCAAAAAATCTTTATCTGAAAGAGAACTCCTATTTTCCACTCAAAGAATATTTTTTTGGAAAACACGAAACTATTTTCGAATACAATAATGCAAAGATTCGTATTCCTAAAATCAAAACGCAACAAAAAATATTTTTTGGGATTCGTAGATGTGATTTGAATGCCATAGCCCATCAAGATCTCGTATTTCTGAGCGGGAAACATCCCGATCCCTATTACACTGCACGAAGAAAGGGGAGTGTTTTTATCGGATACCATTGCAACACGCCTCCGAGTAAATATTGTTTTTGTGGCTCGCTCGATCTGGAAGACTTTTACGATATTATGATTTGGAGAAAAAAAGAGTATTTTCTCCTTCACGTTCAAACAAAAGCTGGAGAGAAGTTTCTGAAACCATTCCTTTCTCTGTTCAAAAAGAAAAAATATTCACTTACTCAAAAAGACCAAAAAATTCCGGGAACGAATCTCCTCAAGAAAAAAAATATTCGTAAACTGTATGGGAGTCGTGATTGGGAAAAAGGAGCGGCAATGTGTTTAAGTTGTAGCGCGTGTACTACGCTCTGTCCCACGTGTTATTGTCACGAACTCTCGGATATTCCTGATCTTAAAAAATCGGGGACTGGAAAACGAGTTCGGTGTTGGTCTTCTTGCCAGCTGAAGTCATTCACGCGTGTTGCGGGGAATCATATTTTTCGAGAAAAACGCGTACAGAGGTTCAAACATCGAATTTATCATCAGCTCGAGTATTTCAAAGAAAAAAATGGGAAGAATCTCTGTGTTGGATGCGGACGATGCATTTCCGGATGTCCGACGAGAATTGATTTTATTTCTCTTATTAATAGTATGGAGCCATCGAAAAAGAAAATAAGTCAAAAGATGCAGAAAAAGATTCATAAGAGGTTTCCGGTTTCTGCGTACACGAAGGAGAATTTTTAA